The Terracoccus luteus genome includes a region encoding these proteins:
- a CDS encoding ROK family transcriptional regulator: MIETRGADRVRRATDRGEREVSLNASAPASSALPWAPAAGETGSAGQVLALIRAAGALTRADIAARTGLARQTVGNRLDALQAAGYVTLASTTSTARGRPPVQFRFRPDGGVLLVAEAGATGIRAAVTDLAGAVLHDVRSALDVTIGPRRWLAALDVVFDDLLGRAGRAATDVRGIGLALPGPIDFERAVVVSPPIMTGWDEYPIRSWFEGRYPCPVLVENDANAMAVGEYRAFHTHRSSVLMLKLATGVGAGIIADGRLYRGFDGAAGDIGHIQITPPDDDGDPPLCRCGNRGCIEAYAGGWAIIRDLNAGGRAVGSVREVVGLVSAGDPLATALSRRAGRLVGIALSDAVSLLNPGVVIVGGALSAAANELFAGLRESVYARSLPLATRRLEIVAARLGDGAGVSGLTTTVTDHVFDPARVDAALARSGG, from the coding sequence ATGATCGAGACGCGAGGGGCCGACCGGGTCCGACGAGCGACGGACAGGGGTGAGCGCGAGGTGTCGTTGAACGCGTCCGCGCCCGCCTCGAGCGCGCTGCCGTGGGCGCCGGCCGCGGGTGAGACGGGGTCGGCCGGTCAGGTGCTCGCCCTCATCCGGGCGGCCGGAGCGCTCACCCGCGCCGACATCGCGGCCCGCACCGGGCTGGCCCGGCAGACGGTGGGCAACCGGCTCGACGCCCTGCAGGCCGCGGGCTACGTCACGCTCGCGTCGACGACGAGCACGGCGCGGGGCCGCCCCCCGGTCCAGTTCCGGTTCCGCCCCGACGGCGGGGTGCTGCTCGTCGCCGAGGCGGGTGCGACCGGCATCCGGGCCGCCGTCACCGACCTCGCCGGCGCGGTGCTGCACGACGTGCGCTCGGCCCTCGACGTCACCATCGGGCCGCGGCGGTGGCTCGCCGCCCTCGACGTCGTCTTCGACGACCTGCTCGGGCGGGCCGGCCGGGCGGCGACCGACGTGCGCGGCATCGGCCTGGCCCTGCCCGGGCCCATCGACTTCGAGCGGGCGGTCGTCGTCTCCCCCCCGATCATGACGGGGTGGGACGAGTACCCCATCCGTTCGTGGTTCGAAGGCCGCTACCCCTGCCCGGTGCTCGTCGAGAACGACGCCAACGCCATGGCGGTCGGGGAGTACCGCGCCTTCCACACCCACCGGTCGTCGGTGCTCATGCTCAAGCTCGCCACCGGCGTCGGCGCCGGCATCATCGCCGACGGTCGGCTCTACCGCGGGTTCGACGGGGCGGCCGGCGACATCGGCCACATCCAGATCACCCCGCCCGACGACGACGGCGACCCGCCGCTGTGCCGGTGCGGCAACCGCGGGTGCATCGAGGCGTACGCGGGCGGCTGGGCCATCATCCGCGACCTCAACGCCGGCGGTCGCGCCGTCGGGTCGGTGCGTGAGGTCGTCGGCCTCGTCAGCGCTGGCGACCCGCTCGCCACGGCGCTCTCCCGGCGGGCGGGGCGGCTGGTCGGGATCGCCCTGTCCGACGCCGTCAGCCTGCTCAACCCCGGTGTCGTCATCGTCGGCGGGGCCCTGTCGGCGGCGGCCAACGAGCTGTTCGCCGGCCTGCGCGAGTCGGTCTACGCGCGGTCGCTGCCGCTCGCCACGCGGCGCCTCGAGATCGTCGCCGCCCGGCTGGGCGACGGCGCCGGCGTATCCGGGCTCACGACGACCGTGACCGACCACGTCTTCGACCCGGCCAGGGTCGACGCGGCCCTCGCCCGGTCCGGCGGCTGA
- a CDS encoding substrate-binding domain-containing protein — MASITRPGRRAIAALGITGVALSLAACGSDDTSGSSPAAGGTSAASGASGSTGPVGAVIKGLDNPFFQAMESGIKEAASTGGTQVTIQAANSITDTSGQADKLSGLAGQDFGCFIINPISGTNLVQGIAQLSAKDVPIVNIDSPIDAAAAQAASAKISTYIGTDNVEAGTLAGKQMSTLLPGGGEVALIGGISGDATSGARLEGFQKGLGSGVTVAQTVAADWDRQTALTKATDIMAAKPDIKGFFAANDDMGLGVARAIANAGKTGQIKVISVDGNKDAFEAVKSGGIDAVVAQYPFVIGSMGLEACRAAMAGKTLPENVKAPVQVVTKENVDKALSAAPKPGESYDDPFAALLK; from the coding sequence ATGGCATCCATCACCCGCCCCGGACGTCGCGCCATCGCCGCGCTCGGCATCACCGGCGTCGCCCTCTCGCTGGCCGCCTGCGGCAGCGACGACACGTCCGGCTCCTCCCCCGCCGCCGGCGGCACCTCCGCCGCTTCGGGCGCCTCGGGCTCGACCGGTCCGGTCGGCGCCGTCATCAAGGGCCTCGACAACCCCTTCTTCCAGGCCATGGAGAGCGGCATCAAGGAGGCCGCGAGCACCGGCGGCACCCAGGTGACCATCCAGGCCGCGAACTCGATCACCGACACCTCGGGCCAGGCCGACAAGCTGTCGGGGCTGGCCGGCCAGGACTTCGGCTGTTTCATCATCAACCCCATCTCGGGCACCAACCTCGTCCAGGGCATCGCGCAGCTGTCGGCCAAGGACGTGCCGATCGTCAACATCGACAGCCCGATCGACGCGGCAGCGGCACAGGCGGCGAGTGCGAAGATCAGCACCTACATCGGCACCGACAACGTCGAGGCCGGCACCCTGGCCGGCAAGCAGATGTCGACGCTGCTGCCGGGCGGCGGCGAGGTCGCCCTCATCGGCGGCATCTCCGGTGACGCCACGAGTGGCGCCCGCCTCGAGGGCTTCCAGAAGGGCCTCGGCTCCGGCGTCACCGTCGCGCAGACGGTCGCCGCCGACTGGGACCGCCAGACCGCCCTGACCAAGGCGACCGACATCATGGCCGCCAAGCCCGACATCAAGGGCTTCTTCGCCGCCAACGACGACATGGGACTCGGCGTCGCCCGTGCCATCGCCAACGCCGGCAAGACCGGCCAGATCAAGGTCATCAGCGTCGACGGCAACAAGGACGCCTTCGAGGCCGTGAAGTCCGGCGGCATCGACGCCGTCGTCGCGCAGTACCCGTTCGTCATCGGCTCGATGGGCCTCGAGGCCTGCCGCGCCGCGATGGCCGGCAAGACCCTGCCCGAGAACGTCAAGGCCCCCGTCCAGGTCGTCACCAAGGAGAACGTCGACAAGGCGCTGTCCGCGGCGCCCAAGCCCGGCGAGAGCTACGACGACCCCTTCGCCGCCCTGCTGAAGTGA
- a CDS encoding ATP-binding cassette domain-containing protein, with translation MTQAPDTTARRALADDVPADALLTVTGATLSFGQVRALKGVAMHARRGEVTAIVGDNGAGKSTLIRCISGVHRPDSGEITFDGRPVSFRSPEDAREAGIETVHQNLALVEDLTVWQNLFLNRELTRGFGPFQVLDRKAMRKEASSMVASLAVNVPAVTSRVRRLSGGQRQAVSICRAAGFTSKLIIMDEPTAALGVQETARVEQLIERLRDEGHAILLISHNFAQVLKLSDAVWVMRAGRCVAGRRTAETNGDEIVALITGARAGDTTEND, from the coding sequence ATGACCCAGGCACCCGACACCACCGCCCGTCGCGCCCTCGCCGACGACGTGCCCGCCGACGCGCTGCTCACCGTCACGGGGGCGACCCTCAGCTTCGGCCAGGTGCGTGCGCTCAAGGGTGTCGCCATGCACGCCCGCCGCGGCGAGGTCACGGCGATCGTCGGCGACAACGGCGCCGGCAAGTCGACCCTCATCCGCTGCATCAGCGGCGTGCACCGGCCCGACTCGGGCGAGATCACCTTCGACGGCCGGCCGGTGTCGTTCCGCTCGCCGGAGGACGCCCGCGAGGCCGGCATCGAGACGGTGCACCAGAACCTCGCGCTCGTCGAGGACCTCACCGTCTGGCAGAACCTCTTCCTCAACCGCGAGCTGACCCGCGGTTTCGGCCCCTTCCAGGTGCTCGACCGCAAGGCGATGCGCAAGGAGGCCTCCTCCATGGTCGCCTCGCTCGCCGTCAACGTGCCCGCCGTCACCTCCCGCGTGCGTCGCCTCAGCGGCGGCCAGCGCCAGGCCGTGTCCATCTGTCGCGCAGCGGGATTCACCTCGAAGCTCATCATCATGGACGAGCCCACCGCGGCCCTCGGCGTGCAGGAGACGGCCCGGGTCGAGCAGCTCATCGAGCGGCTGCGCGACGAGGGCCACGCCATCCTGCTCATCAGCCACAACTTCGCCCAGGTGCTGAAGCTGAGCGACGCGGTGTGGGTCATGCGGGCCGGGCGCTGCGTCGCCGGCCGCCGCACCGCCGAGACGAACGGCGACGAGATCGTCGCCCTCATCACCGGCGCCCGGGCGGGCGACACCACCGAGAACGACTGA
- a CDS encoding ABC transporter permease, translating into MTTRPADPSATSSTGATATGTTATSATTAGPTGPAGGDRSASSRLRGAASLGNLAEWAALIALVVLVVVFQALNPTFLSSGNIRSMLVASAILIILAVGQTFVVATSGIDLSIASTMTLAAVAFGTAFTAGWGLVASMLLAVVAGALVGLVNGLLVARGRITDFIVTLGTLSAASGLALVIADGKPQTVISAPLLKLSTGTVGIFGYSVIIAAVVAVVAHVVLFHTRFGTYVLATGGNSEAANATGVRTARIKTAVYVISGLLAGLASILLVARVGAAEPAANTSFLLNSVAAVVLGGVSLFGGRATIIGPVIGALLLTALVNGLTLLGVSQFYQPLSVGVVVVLAAFLTRFQK; encoded by the coding sequence GTGACCACACGTCCCGCGGACCCGTCCGCCACCTCGAGCACCGGCGCCACCGCCACCGGCACCACCGCCACGAGCGCCACCACCGCGGGCCCGACGGGTCCCGCGGGCGGCGACCGGTCGGCATCCTCACGCCTGCGCGGGGCGGCCAGCCTCGGCAACCTCGCCGAGTGGGCCGCCCTCATCGCCCTGGTCGTGCTCGTCGTCGTCTTCCAGGCCCTCAACCCGACGTTCCTCAGCAGCGGCAACATCCGCTCGATGCTCGTCGCGTCGGCGATCCTCATCATCCTCGCCGTGGGCCAGACCTTCGTCGTCGCGACGTCGGGCATCGACCTGTCGATCGCCTCGACGATGACGCTCGCTGCCGTCGCCTTCGGCACCGCCTTCACGGCGGGCTGGGGACTCGTCGCGTCGATGCTGCTCGCGGTGGTCGCCGGCGCCCTCGTCGGTCTCGTCAACGGGCTGCTCGTCGCCCGCGGCCGCATCACCGACTTCATCGTCACGCTCGGCACCCTGTCGGCCGCGTCGGGCCTCGCCCTCGTCATCGCCGACGGCAAGCCCCAGACGGTCATCAGCGCCCCGCTGCTCAAGCTGTCGACCGGCACGGTCGGGATCTTCGGCTACTCCGTGATCATCGCCGCCGTCGTCGCGGTCGTCGCCCACGTCGTGCTCTTCCACACCCGGTTCGGCACGTACGTGCTCGCGACCGGCGGCAACAGCGAGGCGGCCAACGCCACCGGCGTGCGCACGGCCCGCATCAAGACCGCGGTCTACGTCATCTCCGGCCTGCTCGCGGGTCTCGCCTCGATCCTGCTCGTGGCCCGCGTCGGGGCCGCTGAGCCGGCGGCCAACACCTCGTTCCTGCTCAACTCGGTGGCCGCGGTCGTGCTCGGCGGGGTCAGCCTCTTCGGCGGTCGCGCCACGATCATCGGCCCCGTCATCGGCGCGCTGCTGCTCACCGCACTCGTCAACGGCCTGACCCTGCTCGGGGTCTCGCAGTTCTACCAACCGCTGTCGGTGGGCGTCGTCGTCGTCCTCGCGGCCTTCCTCACGAGGTTCCAGAAATGA